From one Lolium rigidum isolate FL_2022 chromosome 4, APGP_CSIRO_Lrig_0.1, whole genome shotgun sequence genomic stretch:
- the LOC124650140 gene encoding protein RESPONSE TO LOW SULFUR 2-like, whose translation MARKTAAAMDGKSSELARAVAEAEAREERLRRELEAALARVAVAEEAEERLCVQLGELEAEAMEQALEYEQHVRALSERLAFMDGVLRSSGALQSGVVAGGMH comes from the coding sequence ATGGCGAGGAAGACAGCCGCGGCCATGGACGGCAAGAGCTCGGAGCTCGCGAGGGCGGTGGCCGAGGCGGAGGCGAGAGAGGAGCGGCTGCGGCGGGAgctggaggcggcgctggcgcgggtggccgtggcggaggaggccgaggagcggCTGTGCGTGCAGCTCGGCGAGCTGGAGGCGGAGGCCATGGAGCAGGCTCTCGAGTACGAGCAGCACGTCAGGGCGCTCTCCGAGAGGCTCGCCTTCATGGACGGCGTGCTCAGGTCCTCCGGCGCCCTCCAGAGCGGCGTCGTCGCCGGCGGCATGCACTGA